Part of the Xenopus tropicalis strain Nigerian chromosome 3, UCB_Xtro_10.0, whole genome shotgun sequence genome, TCATAGACTTGTTGCCAATCGATCAATTAAATCGTTTTTTGTATATaaactaataaaataataaaatataagtatTCTAGTACTTCCCAAGCTTTTTACATATATCGCCTATATATATAAGTTTTGGGGGAAACACAGTGGGGTTGCACCACAAATGCAGGCTAGTCTTGATTTGCAGGAAAAATagtgcatttctttttttaactcaAAAAGGGCTATTTTAATAACTTACTTTctttaaaattgataaatagcAAAAGTTCATGTGTCCATatgtctttaaatatttaaattatactTTATAACAGAATAAATCTACAACTGGTAGCATGGTTTCTTGAGACAGCTAGTATCAGTGGTGAAAAATGAATTGGAAAATGAGAAACtccacctttataaatatatttttgcaatgATATGGTTCCActccttcctgagcagagcaacatcagaacccttttCTGTTTCCCTCTGAAGGTATATctctctgactgtacagttacaggaactgaccagcaggtggcactgttgttacataattcattatattggcagttacattaaaggaacagtaacaccaaaaaatgaaagtgtataaaagtaactaaaatataatgtgctgctgccctgcactggtaaaagttgtgtgtttacttcagaaagtctactataatttatataataagctgctgtgtagccatggaggcagccattcaaaggagaaaaggcacaggcacatagcagataacagataaaacactattgtattctacagaacttgggcctgattcactaaagggcgataaaacgtgcgctatttttattgtgcgctaaaatttttactgcgtcttaattttggcgatttttcgcacgattcactaaaagcatactcgcgcttttttacgcgcgatattgcatgcgttatttaactcgcgaaaagactatttcaatgcggtatttgccggtacatgcgctaaattacgcgaataatcgccgcatatgaatggtagcatagaaatagtgtataaaaattgttgccgcatataaatggtgtatataaatattagccacatataaatggtagcatataaatggtatcatataaatagtagatgcttataaatagtagccactagtgatgagcaaatgtgttctggtttctttagtgaaaaattagcaaatgtttcgaaagatccacgaaacggcaaaaatgttgtgcgggcaaaaaaattgttgctgtgactattattttttgatgcttgtataaatttttggatgtgcggtgaatttttgcaaaaaaaaattcaacgcacgtccaaaaattcgctgcgaatccatgcctggcgaaacatttcatcacttgtagccaaatagaaatagttgcgcaaatgaacgcacgccatgttagccatacacgccaatacttgcagaaaattactgtattaaaaatgaacatttcgctgcaaactggcggctgcgtcactctgggggaaacacagacttgaattaataacactgtaagtccatattttattgcaaaaaatcattttctgtacttttctataatttttcgcctgcctgtagtaggtgttaattttcgcatagccgaatgcgatatttagcgcgcaaaagttatagtgaatcatgcgatcgtattcttttcagcgcggaaattaatgcaaaatggtaaaactagtgcgagaaataacccatgcgaaaatggcgatttttcgcacgcgataatactatggtgaatcgcacgcaaattattttgcgttttttaacgcgaaaaagcgttcgataatttttatcgccctttagtgaatcaggccccttatctgttatctgctatgtaacctgtgccttttctccttttttccagcttgaatggctgcccccggggctacacagcagcttattatataaattatagtagtgttactgtagcaaacaccccagctgtaccagtgcaggaatggctgcccccggggctacacagcagcttattatataaattatagtagtgttactgtagcaaacacaccagttttaccagtgcagggcaacagtacattatatttttattactttaaagctctttatttttttggtgttactgttcctttaaatagctttGAAATAGTTCTGAATAATTGCAAGGTTTAAGGTTTACTTACCCATTAATCATAGAGATCaaagtaacaaataaataataactaGATTGCTAAATCTTCAGCCAAGACACTAAATCTattattctatttttctttttttgttttttaaagtattATTTGAGTAATGTCACACTTATAATTACATGCACCaatgttttgtttcacatttaggggctaatttatcaacatttgagttttttagatttatttgtacACTCACGGAGTCTTttagattcaaattttttaataaacaagcaaaAATTTGAGCTTGATAAAATTTCGAGTTTATTCAAATAAGAAAAACcactaaaattcacaaaatcaAATTTTGCTAAATAAACCTTGTAATTTTTTGCTggtattaatattaaaattaatataaatagtcTCCCTTTATTACAAAAGAGCGGCCCTGGTTGGGCCTATGGGTAGGAAGTAGGGGCATCTGCCTAGGGAAAAACACGTTTGGGAAAGGGGtgtaaaattacataaaatatgCATTgccatttaccgtatatactcgagtataagccgatccgaatataagccgaggtacctaattttacctaagaaaactggaaaaacttattgactcgagtataagcctagggtgggaaatgcagcagctgctgctaaattttaataatcaaaataaataccaataaaataacattaattgaggcatcagtggggtatatgttcttcaatatttatttcaaagaaaaacagtaaactagctctgtaagcggagaagagggtcaacaaaaacaatatgagtactactccacgctcattggcaaactggcagcagacccagtcccggagggatgtaaggggaaataagtattgctagtgggagcctaggccagggcactggagggtctggttgcgggtggcctaatttgcacacaaaggagagagggtgctagtctagagggacccatggcacccgactcgagtataagccgaggcttatactcttttttcagcacattttgggtgctgaaaaactaggcttatactcgagtatatacagtatttcatttttCATAACCCAAATGCAATTACTAGCAGCTCTCGCAATGTGTCTGCCGATTAGGACATAATGCCCATTAGGAAATAATGGTTTCCCACCATTTTTTACAACTGGGTGAGGGCCTCAGTGAGTGGCACAGTCTTGATAAGTGGGTATGGCTAAAACATCCCGGCCTTCACAAGTGTTACTAACCCCCAACTTCTGAGACAAATGATAAGGATGCTGGATATAGAAAAGCAACggggattctgtcatgacttttatgatatattttttattacactgttcacattgcaaagaATTTGTTCaataacaaaaaagggaaagttgtgctcaaccactacatttttaaaccattaggcggggatgcaatgaggttgtgaccaaaATGATTCACTGTCTGCTGCAGAACATAAAGAAACATTCAGTTGAAAATAACACGGCCTCTCAATGTATTCAGGACAAGAAGTATATGCAGTGCCCACATGGGGGCAGATTTCCACCACAACCGGTCACAAAGCACAGAATTAGTATACAGACTAAACACCACCAGGGGGCAGGTTTATTAAAGTGTGagttcacccacattctatttattcctataggatttttagaagcggtGAAAGTAacaattcaccatttgataaatacgctttgaaaaatcccacaggaatgaatagaacgtgggtgagtttttacgtattaagctctaaactcacattttgataaatctgccccttgataaGGCAATATAAGGGACGGAATGTGATATTAgagctcacccactttctatttattcatatgggatttttagaatcatatttatcaatggagtttaccatttgataaatatgattctaaaaatcccataggaatgaatagaaagtgggtgaatatttctgtggtgatacattttgataaatctgccccttggctCTAACGCTGCAACTAAGAAATAACCCAGGAAAGGGTCACAGAAATCTGTATGAGATGGAATCAGCTCCtcaataataatagcaataaccCTTTGCCTGCTGCTTAGACCCCCTCCTTGGTGCTGCCCCAGGGGGATACTATCTAACCCCTACTGTCACAATGAACGTATGACTTGGGGTCAGTCTGTTTCAGATGTATAATCAGCCAATCACATTCCACTTTAATTGTTAAACCAAGAAAAGTGAAATGGAATACTATATTCCCTAACTCAGAACATATCCCAGTTATGCATATAGGTGTGAGCTGTCGTGCCATAAATATCAGTAGGACAGTGCCCCCTAGTGGCCCTAAATACATGTCACTGTTCTAATTAAAACCTTGAGTGAGGTtgaacccccccaccccaatcacTGCATTGGATTTATGTCTGTATGTACTACGTGGCTGTTGCTGGAagtccctcctctcctgctgCTGTTGGTTCATACTAATACGTGTGAGTGCCTTGCTGTGGAGAAgatagtatggcagctcccacttttATGTAACAAATATCCAGCCATCAGCCTTCCAGTCTttgtacaactacaactcccagaatgctccgACAGCCAAAGGGCCACTCTTGGTGACATGGCCATGAACAACTAAAGGTCATTACAGGTTATTGGTTTATTCAGAGAATATTGTAGAATACAGGTAtacgacccgttatccagaatgcttggaaccaagggtattccggataaggggtctttccgtaatttggagctccataccttaagtctactaaaaaatcaataaaacatgaattaaacccaatagaattgttttgcatctaataaggattatttatatcttagttggaaatcagttttaaaattatgaataatctgattataatggagtctgtgggagacaggctttccgtaatgcggagctttctggataacgggtttccggataagggatcccatacctgtataaggatatttgaagtcacTGGAAGTTccctgaccatataaaggcatgaggctgCAGGCCAAGTGCTTTTTTACAGATCACAGAACTCCAATATGGCTTACTGTATAatatccttttattacataatactttagtttcagtgagtcatttgacacatatgacatcactaaggaCTGGTaaaaactgatgacatcactaagcgctgTTTATAAGATAATATTGTTTGGGTTTTCACAGCTCTCttgtaatataaggatattaacctttcattaaaAATCCctataaatcatttttatggaTCCTGATACAGCGTTATTGCTGAGTGGGCATGTACCCAGGACCCTGCACATCACGGCTCTTTTTGTATATTGAGCCCTTAGCGCAAATTAGACCCAGTCCACAATCCGCATTCTGAGTGTTCTGACATTTGGACAAGGAGTTTCTGTTTAGTCTAACTGGCCCCTGTGAGGAGCGAGGGGGAATTAACATACAAAACCTTCTGTTCTGAGAGTGGAATTTGGCACTGCTGGCTGGCAGAATAATAGCCCTGTCTGCTCCGGGGGCCCAACTTGGGCTCAGCTCTAGTACACACGCTGGGGATATTGTCCTGGCAAGTCCTTCCTCTCCCTCTACCCATTCCCTCTATAGCAACTTCAACAGGGGCATAACTATAAATAAAGGGGGTCCTACATTTTTTTGGCAATGATGTACAGATAGTATCAGTACCAGTTCAATTTATGTTTATGACAGGGGGTTAAAATCATTCTTTAgtagggcccagtaacttctaattATGCCATTGGTCCTCAGCATAATagaataaaatctgattggtcaaCATAATTTAGTCTTCCCCAGTGGTATGCACCCCTAGAGCCAAGAGTAGAAATATAGTATTATTCTAAACTTGTTTGGTAAAATTCACATGCAGGTCCAATGGCACAATAAACTTTCTCTGGGTATAACTATAGCAATCATCACCCCCTAAACCACTGTTACTTCCCATTACAGCAAAAACTGCATTCACCATGATGCTTATATATTACGCTAAATTATTGTCTTAAACGTTCAATGCTATGTAAATCAGGGGTGCAAATAAAAGACCTGTCAATGGCTGAATGAGGATGATGGGAACTGTAGTCACTATACTTGGAGGGCAGGTTGCACTTGGCTGATTAATACTTGTGTAAATCTGTAAGATACAGACAAGGCTAAATATTTTTTCCAAGCCTTTAGTGCCTTAAGAGAGTTTATTTCAATATAATGGGTATGATATGAATAATGAAATGAGCCCCATTGAATTTAAGGCAAGTTGCTTTATGATAATCATCATTACAGTTTCATGAATGAAGTAGAGTAGCAccaatttctatttattttgtgaattgtttatatgtacatgttaactgttctgtcttttgtacccctctattctgtaaagcactgcataaattgatgtcactatataaataataataatagtaataatcatTTATAGACTATTAGTTGCAGTACCACTTTCAGCCAGCAACATGTTTTCCATAGGGTTGCAATAGAACAGCGCCAGCATATAGAACATTAATGGGAATTTATGATGTAGATGAGAAATTCACACACTTTTATATATCCTCTTGCCCTGTATGTATGGAAAAAACAGGTGTCGTGTCTGCTATTAAGATGTCATCATGAACCATGAATTATAATGGTGATGTCCTTCTATGAACCGGTTGCTCTTGTCACTCTCTAAACTTGTTAGTTTATTTTTTCTGAACTATCATGGACGGCAATTAATATGAAAACAGTGCAAACATCAACATTAAAAAAAGAGCACCTTGAATAGTCTCTTACTAAACGAGACGAGGGCCAGAATGTTGATTGGCCACAGACAGTTATTTCAGGGCCATTTGCATAATATACACACTGGCTTGTGCCTGGCCACCATTGATAATGTACCGTAGCATTCAGCCAAGCTCCCTGGGCTGTAATATTGCCTCCAGCAAAAACCACTTGGACTTTCAGGCAGTTAACCACTCAATTCTATCATATTTCTAAAGTTGCAAAGATACTAAAAATTGAAGATGCAATGGTGAAAAATGAAGAGCAAAGGTGGgcttacatgggcagatttaggcTGGTGAGTCGGTCTTAAGGGCCCAGTTTGCAGGCTGAAATCACCAGCTGTATGtatagcctgtgtatggggccatatggctcattgatgcggtcctcactcTCCTTTCCTATCCGCTTCATTGCAATGCCcaaggtgggaatattgggggaGAGATTTGCTTATTTGGCGACTTTGCCAAACAAGTAAATctttccgtgtatggccacctttagggagacTTAACCTTCCTAAAAAGACACCAACTGGCTGCTATATAaattcatatataattataaggTCTTTAGTGTTTGTCTTTTACTTGTGGCCTCCCAAAACCAACCTTGTTCCCCTGGATCACAGTTAATCAAATTGCCTGACATTGTAAGTCTACCCACATCCTTGTGCCAAATCAATCCACACAGAGCATTTATGGATTAGTTCCTTATATGGAGAGTATTTAGCATGTTTGCTTGGTTAAAATTGGATTTACTAATGTATAAAACCCAGCCGCTGTCGGTATTTTCACTAAATGAACCCTTATCCAGAGCCTCCATAAGAGCATTTCTTACAGGTGTCATTAACCTTTCAGCAGGGGACCCGGCCAATGCTATTGGGAGCTTGAAACTGTCGATGCTGAGGTCAATCAGATCAAAGATGTATAGGTGTGAAGAACCACTGAAACTCATAATCCATTCTCTATATAAAGGCAGGGATTTTAAGGTTTGCACTTCAGTCTTGGAGATCCTCTAACAAGTTCATTTCTCCTAAGTTGGAAGAGTCAGACAATCAGTACAGATACCAGATGGCAGCCCTAGGAGCCCTCTTTTTATTTGCCATGGCCTCCCTTGTGCACGGGAAGCCCATTCATTCAGACAGAAAAGGAGCTAAAATCCCTCTGGCAGGATCTAACCTGGGATACAAGAAATCCAGCAATTCATATGGTTCCAGACTGTCGCAGGGTATGAGATACCCCCCTTCCATGATGCAGTTATACCAGACTCTGATTTTGGGGAATGATACGGATCTGTCAATCCTGGAATATCCCATCCTGCAGGAATCTGATGCCGTTCTAAGCCTCATTGCAAAAAGTAAGTATATGGTCTTTATTACTCCATTATGGGTCAATGTAAAATTCTCCCGGGGCAAAACCTTCACCTGAATCTAATTCTCAGGTAAATAGTTACCTTGGGGGTAAAATTGCTGCAGTGGAAAAGTTTAATTGATGATAACtattcatactttttgcctatgtATGTGACCATACAATGTCTGGCTTGTAGGCCAAAGAATACTGGCCCTCGTAGGACCTTCTTTactattttttgctatttttcacTATATACTTTGACTGTTAAGGGCTCATCTACAAGGTGCTGGTGTAAAGTACAATTCGTCATGATATTTTTGGCCACTTTACACTTTCCAACTTCCTAGAACCTAGAGGTGTCAGTATCAACTATTCGCACCTCCAGTATGGAACAAAAAGGGTTTTGCTGTCTGAGAAGGATCATCCGCCTGCAGTTTAAGAGGTGACTACATATCTGTCATTTATGACACAAAAGTAGGAGTGCCTAGAGGCACGAGATCCAAGTGCAATCTAAGTGCAGGACTCTCttgtatctagaagaattaagcctaaagcaactggactttatGAGtcaagttgctttagacttaattctactagacactgtatatcataacctggatgaaaaaaaaatcatagactAAGTGCTGCCCACTGTACCTTGTGTTGGATTTTCAACCCAGTGCAAAAGGCACAACTTGCACAGAACTATGGGTAGGTGCAAGGGCTTAGTGTATGATgctcttagggcagtgacagactgggagattagtcgcccgcaacaaatctcccttgtcgcgggcgactaatctccctgaaatgtctATTGTCTAATgcctggcgatttacattctagctggtgggatggcatacacagcgcagcaatttgccaaaatcgctgaagttgccttgagaggaaacctctGTGATTTCGgcgttgcgtatgccatcccaccggcgatttacattctagcgtgtgggatggcatttggggagatttgtcacccccaacaagggagatttgtcgcggggtgactaatctccccgtctgccatggcccttaagaGTGCAACCTCTTATCACTTTGGCTCTTCTGCCTATCCGTAGTAAATGCTTTTTTGAATCCTTCTGCTCCCAGCTCAAAAAATAAAGCAGGTCCTATGAGGGCCAGTATTTACTGACCTACAAGCCAGGTATTACATGGCCTTTTTTTAGGGTGGAAAGACTTTGTCTCCAGAGGGACCAATAAATGAACAATAACTGTCAACAATGCATGGtcacctttagattgtaagcttttttggacTCACTATGCAAAAAAGGGCGACCTTGAGAGAGAGATATTAATTATTGGTCAAGTGTAAGAATAATGATAATTATAAAGTTGTCTTAATATCAATAGTATTATAGTTTTATCCTAAAAAAAGAATCCTACTTAGCAAGGAAACTTTACAGCTTAGCCAGGATGAAACCATTGCTAGTATAAAATATACAGCCTACTGTTGCTACTTTTGGGCTGATATCCCCCCCTCCGGTTCTAGTTCTCAAGTGATTAAGATGAATGACTTTCTGTCAGTCTGCCCCCTGCAGGGACAGCGTGTTAAAAAAACTCATTATTCCATTCCATTTGTGTATTGAGCTCCAGCCCTTTTGTTAATAGCCCACTAGATACACACTTGCAGTATTTCTCTTTGTGGGCAAAGCAGTTTCTACTTTAGCTATTCATATCCAAATGTTGCTAAACATGCCAGATCCCAATGGACATTAAAATACAAAAGACTAAACTTAAATGAACTGGACGTTCTAATGGAGTGGGCCAGAGGCTAACAGTATCTTTTCTTTTTGTTACAGGTTGCGATGTAGTGGGCAATCGATGGACATTGTCCTTTGACATGTCTTCTATATCGAGCAGCAATGAGCTGAAATTGGCCGAGTTGAGGATCCGCCTCCCTTCCTTTGAAAGGTCCCAGGATGTTACCGTAGAGATTTATCACACCAAGGATGGTCAGGAGAATCTTTTCATGGGATCCTTTAAGACTAACCCTTCTGTTGCAATGGGTTCCTCGTGGAAGGTTTTTAATCTAACTAAGATGCTCCAGTATTATCTCCACCACGGGGAGCCATTCACAAATGATGAATACATAGAAGTTAAGAACCTGCACGAGAGAGTCAGGCCACGTGTCATTAAGAGAGGAGCAAGGACTGAGGCAGAGGAAGGCCTTCAGAGGAATAAAGACAATACCCCTGTGTCCAGTTTTCCCACAGACAAAGTTGTGCTGGTAGTGTTCACCAGGGACAAGCCCACTGCTAATTATTTTGGCTCTCCCAGTCTCATCCACACCGTGGAGTCCTCCAAGTATGTTATGAGTGAAAGCACAGTCAGGGTGGCAGATACCAGGAGACACCGGCgcaaccaaaaaacaaaaaactccatAGTCATGAACACCATGCCCTCTAGATACGTTGGAAAAACCCTTTGCAGGAGAGTGGATATGATAGTGGATTTTGAAAAGATTGAATGGGGCGATCGGATTGTCTATCCCAAAAGATTCAACGCCTATAGGTGCGAGGGGGCCTGCCCCATTCCTCTGAATGAAACCTTCAAGCCAACGAACCATGCCTACATCAAGGTAAGACTCACATTCCAGCTTACTACTTCCCAAGTAATCAAAGGCACACAGTAATCATTCAACAAGTTGCATTGtttggtcacatgtttaaaagcaaatagcccatctgttgctatgggttactagatctacttttcaatttgtattcatttactCTCATTGACAAACTTTGAAGTAAATAGTTCTTTAGATGAGCCTACACTCTTCATACTTGGCCTCCATAGAAGAGTTATACAAACTATTTAGGCATTGTGTATGTTCTCTTATTTAGATTGGCCCTACTGGGCTTAATTAAGTAGGATACTTCATAGGTACTCACCAATGCTTAGACAGACTAGTTAGCTTATGTTTAGACTAGCTCACTGGTTCTTAACAATTTCAGCTAATTCTACTGCAATTATGCTGCCCCTcccttattttaatttaaaaactgtatttttcttgatttttctCCTACTATAGACTCTTTCAGGTAAGGGATCATTCACCTTAGCATATTTATTTACAccagagacaaacatcaccagtgatgttgcccatagcaaccaacctttgcttttgttttctaacttgtagctgACCATtgcaaatctaattgcttattggttgatatgggcaacattaccagtgatgtttctCCAATGTTAATATATACACCccatagtatgatgtagagagtgatagtctgagacaatttgcaactggtcttcattttttattatttgtggttttagaattatGGAATTTCAGcatgtatctggttgctagggtcttaattaccctagcaaccaggcagtggtttgaatgaaaaactgaaatatgaataggagagggactgaatagaaagataagtaataaaaagttaataaaaagtaaataaataaagataagtaataagaagtaaataaaaagcaaata contains:
- the nodal2 gene encoding nodal homolog 2-A; the encoded protein is MAALGALFLFAMASLVHGKPIHSDRKGAKIPLAGSNLGYKKSSNSYGSRLSQGMRYPPSMMQLYQTLILGNDTDLSILEYPILQESDAVLSLIAKSCDVVGNRWTLSFDMSSISSSNELKLAELRIRLPSFERSQDVTVEIYHTKDGQENLFMGSFKTNPSVAMGSSWKVFNLTKMLQYYLHHGEPFTNDEYIEVKNLHERVRPRVIKRGARTEAEEGLQRNKDNTPVSSFPTDKVVLVVFTRDKPTANYFGSPSLIHTVESSKYVMSESTVRVADTRRHRRNQKTKNSIVMNTMPSRYVGKTLCRRVDMIVDFEKIEWGDRIVYPKRFNAYRCEGACPIPLNETFKPTNHAYIKSLVKLYDEEKVECSSCIPVKMSPLSMLLYEDGEVVLKHHEDMIVDECGCN